A window from Bacteroidota bacterium encodes these proteins:
- a CDS encoding NUDIX hydrolase has product MPQSRYNQTPILVAVDCVIFGFDGTELKLLLIHRGFEPEKDKWSLMGGFVNEDESLDNAAVRVLKQLTGLESVYMEQLHAFGDLKRDPFDRTVSVTYFALIDIHKYEKQISNDYKPEWFSLNKLPKLIFDHRKMADEALGRLQYKAALHPILFELLPDKFTFPQLLSLYKAIYQKEFDKRNFMRKLVSAGLVIKQKEKERLSSKKGAFYYKLDKRKYYSNLQTFMSFLPTKDIFRKN; this is encoded by the coding sequence ATGCCGCAAAGCCGTTACAATCAAACCCCGATACTAGTTGCTGTGGATTGTGTCATTTTCGGTTTTGACGGAACTGAATTAAAACTTTTACTCATCCATCGCGGCTTTGAACCTGAGAAAGATAAGTGGAGCCTGATGGGCGGATTTGTAAATGAAGATGAAAGTCTCGATAATGCGGCTGTACGGGTTTTAAAACAACTTACCGGGTTGGAGAGTGTTTACATGGAGCAGTTGCATGCTTTCGGTGATTTGAAAAGAGATCCGTTCGATCGTACTGTATCGGTTACTTATTTTGCACTTATCGATATTCATAAATATGAAAAGCAGATCAGTAATGATTACAAGCCAGAATGGTTCTCATTAAATAAATTACCAAAACTGATCTTTGATCACCGGAAAATGGCCGATGAAGCATTAGGACGATTGCAATACAAGGCTGCTTTACATCCAATATTATTTGAATTACTGCCGGATAAATTTACCTTTCCTCAATTACTGAGTTTGTATAAAGCCATTTACCAAAAAGAATTTGACAAACGGAATTTTATGCGCAAGCTGGTCTCAGCAGGGTTAGTGATAAAGCAAAAAGAGAAGGAGAGGCTATCATCTAAAAAAGGAGCATTTTATTATAAACTGGATAAAAGAAAATATTATTCTAACCTTCAGACATTTATGAGTTTTCTTCCGACGAAAGATATATTCAGGAAAAACTAA
- a CDS encoding ribulokinase, with product MKDCYVIGTDYGTDSVRSVLVNAANGTEIASSIFYYPRWKQGMYCNASANLFRQHPLDYIEGLEATIKDCLQKAGSDIVRDVKAISIDTTGSTPVAVDKTGTPLALLPQFAENPNAMFVLWKDHTSTKEAAEINEHGTKFPADYLQYVGGIYSSEWFWAKLLHILREDEAIRNSIASFAEHCDWIPFLLTGGNDAKQMKRGVCSAGHKALWAEAFNGFPPNDFFASLDPLLDGFTSKLFTETYTADKAAGNLCSEWAAKLGLSTDVVIGIGAFDAHMGAVGGQIEPYYLSKVMGTSTCDMLVAPADDIHGKTIKGICGQVDGSVIPGMIGLEAGQSAFGDVYAWFKNLLSWPLNQITDEELKKQLSDNIIDSLSEEAAKLPLNDSDEIAVDWFNGRRTPDANQLLKGAIANLNLGSDAPRIFKALVEGTCFGAKAIVDRFIDEGIPVKGLIGLGGVAKKSPYIMQTMADIMNMPIRVHKSDQTCAAGAAMFAATAAGIYNNVEDAMAAMGQGFEKEYKPIKKNVSAYKRKFKKYKKLGAFIEKQS from the coding sequence ATGAAAGATTGCTATGTCATCGGAACCGATTACGGAACAGATTCCGTTCGCTCAGTATTGGTAAATGCTGCCAATGGTACTGAAATTGCCTCTTCCATTTTTTATTATCCCCGTTGGAAACAAGGTATGTATTGCAACGCTTCCGCAAATCTTTTTCGTCAGCACCCGTTGGATTATATCGAAGGGCTGGAAGCAACAATAAAAGATTGTCTTCAAAAAGCAGGTAGCGATATTGTAAGGGATGTAAAAGCGATTTCAATCGATACTACAGGTTCTACACCAGTTGCTGTTGACAAAACAGGAACGCCACTGGCATTATTACCACAGTTTGCAGAAAATCCAAATGCTATGTTTGTGCTGTGGAAGGATCACACATCCACCAAAGAAGCAGCCGAGATAAATGAACATGGAACAAAATTTCCTGCGGATTACCTGCAATATGTTGGCGGTATTTATTCTTCTGAATGGTTTTGGGCAAAGTTGCTGCATATATTAAGAGAAGATGAAGCCATAAGAAACAGCATTGCATCTTTTGCGGAGCATTGCGACTGGATACCTTTTTTATTAACCGGAGGTAACGATGCTAAACAAATGAAAAGAGGTGTGTGCAGTGCAGGTCATAAAGCTTTATGGGCGGAAGCATTCAATGGATTTCCTCCCAATGATTTTTTTGCATCACTCGATCCATTACTCGATGGATTTACTTCAAAACTTTTTACAGAAACATATACCGCTGATAAAGCTGCAGGTAATTTATGCAGTGAATGGGCGGCAAAGCTGGGCTTATCAACTGATGTTGTAATTGGTATTGGTGCATTCGATGCACATATGGGTGCAGTTGGTGGACAGATAGAACCCTATTACTTAAGTAAAGTGATGGGCACATCTACTTGTGATATGCTGGTGGCGCCTGCTGATGATATACATGGAAAAACGATCAAAGGAATTTGCGGACAGGTAGATGGTTCTGTTATTCCAGGTATGATTGGTCTTGAAGCAGGTCAGTCAGCATTTGGTGATGTGTATGCATGGTTTAAAAATTTATTGAGCTGGCCGCTAAATCAAATAACAGACGAGGAGTTAAAAAAACAACTCAGCGATAATATTATCGATAGCCTTTCTGAAGAAGCTGCCAAACTCCCATTGAATGACAGCGATGAAATTGCTGTAGATTGGTTTAATGGCAGAAGAACACCCGATGCCAACCAGTTACTAAAAGGAGCAATTGCTAACCTGAATCTTGGCAGCGATGCGCCACGAATCTTTAAAGCATTAGTGGAAGGAACTTGTTTTGGCGCCAAAGCAATCGTTGACAGATTTATTGATGAAGGCATTCCGGTCAAAGGTTTAATTGGTTTGGGTGGTGTTGCAAAAAAATCACCTTATATTATGCAAACAATGGCTGATATAATGAATATGCCTATCAGGGTTCATAAAAGCGATCAAACCTGTGCAGCTGGTGCGGCTATGTTTGCTGCTACTGCTGCAGGTATATATAATAATGTAGAAGATGCAATGGCTGCGATGGGACAGGGGTTTGAAAAAGAGTACAAACCAATAAAGAAAAATGTTTCGGCCTACAAAAGAAAATTTAAGAAATATAAAAAGCTGGGTGCATTTATTGAAAAGCAATCGTAA
- a CDS encoding L-ribulose-5-phosphate 4-epimerase yields MGKYQHIKEEAYKANMQLPELGLVLFTFGNVSAADRDLGVFAIKPSGVPYDELTPNKMVIVDFDGNTVKGDLRPSSDTLTHAVLYKHWEKIGGIVHTHSTYATAWAQSQRDIPIFGTTHADYNTVDIPCAPPMSDEMIKGNYEYETGFQIMNCFKEKKLDYAEVEMVLVGNHAPFTWGKNAGKAVHNSAVLEAIAKMALLTEQINPSAERLKDALIKKHFERKHGPDSYYGQ; encoded by the coding sequence ATGGGTAAATATCAACATATAAAAGAAGAAGCATATAAAGCAAATATGCAGTTGCCTGAGTTGGGGCTTGTGTTGTTTACGTTTGGTAATGTAAGTGCTGCTGACAGAGATCTGGGTGTGTTTGCCATAAAACCAAGCGGCGTGCCTTACGATGAATTAACGCCAAATAAAATGGTGATCGTGGATTTTGATGGCAATACTGTTAAAGGAGATCTTCGTCCTTCATCGGATACGCTGACACATGCTGTATTGTACAAGCATTGGGAAAAGATCGGAGGTATTGTTCATACACATTCTACATACGCTACTGCATGGGCACAGTCACAAAGAGACATCCCGATTTTCGGAACAACACATGCAGATTATAACACCGTTGATATTCCCTGCGCACCCCCAATGAGTGATGAAATGATAAAAGGGAATTATGAATACGAGACGGGTTTCCAGATAATGAATTGTTTTAAAGAAAAAAAACTGGACTATGCAGAAGTGGAAATGGTTTTGGTGGGCAATCATGCTCCATTTACCTGGGGTAAAAATGCCGGTAAGGCGGTGCATAACAGCGCTGTCCTGGAAGCAATAGCCAAAATGGCCTTGTTAACTGAACAAATAAACCCATCTGCGGAAAGATTGAAAGATGCATTGATAAAAAAACATTTTGAACGTAAACACGGCCCTGATTCTTATTACGGCCAATAA
- a CDS encoding galactose mutarotase, with product MKKILNVLPAIILFASSCNNNKTTEEKTDSKFSITEKAFGNFETKPVTEYAITNPSGMQVSIINYGGTVTKILAPDKQGKLGDVVLGYETLDGYLQKGDPYFGSLIGRYGNRIANAKFDLDGKTYTLAANDHGNTLHGGNKGYDKVYWNIEKLAGDSSLKLTYQSKDGEEGYPGNLNIEVIYSLSSANELKIDYTATTDKATPINLTNHCYFNLSGGSDSTILGHELLIKADSYTPVNDKLIPTGKIDPVKSTPMDFNTAKAIGKEIDSVSGGYDHNWVLNKNGTTLEQVATLYHAGSGRFMEVFTTEPGLQFYSGNFLDGTLTNTLHGQKYVKHAALCLETQHYPDSPNQPAFPTTILKPGETYRQTSVYKFSTK from the coding sequence ATGAAAAAAATTCTTAACGTTTTGCCTGCTATCATTTTGTTTGCTTCATCATGCAACAACAACAAAACAACCGAAGAAAAGACCGACAGCAAATTCAGTATTACTGAAAAAGCCTTTGGCAATTTTGAAACTAAACCGGTAACCGAGTATGCCATTACCAACCCTTCGGGAATGCAGGTGAGTATTATTAATTATGGTGGAACCGTTACAAAAATTCTTGCTCCTGATAAGCAGGGTAAATTGGGTGATGTTGTTCTCGGGTATGAGACACTTGATGGATACCTGCAAAAAGGCGACCCTTATTTCGGATCATTGATCGGACGATATGGTAACCGTATTGCCAATGCCAAGTTTGATCTAGATGGAAAGACATACACACTAGCTGCAAATGATCATGGCAATACATTACACGGCGGCAATAAAGGTTATGATAAAGTTTATTGGAATATTGAAAAACTAGCTGGCGACAGCAGTTTGAAATTAACTTACCAAAGTAAAGATGGTGAAGAAGGTTATCCCGGTAACTTAAATATTGAAGTGATCTATTCACTGAGCTCTGCAAACGAATTGAAAATCGATTATACTGCAACAACTGATAAGGCTACTCCGATAAATCTGACAAATCATTGCTATTTCAATCTTTCAGGCGGTAGTGATTCAACAATACTCGGACATGAGTTGTTGATAAAAGCTGATAGTTATACTCCTGTAAATGATAAATTAATTCCAACCGGTAAAATTGATCCAGTAAAATCAACGCCTATGGATTTTAATACAGCAAAAGCAATCGGAAAAGAAATTGATAGCGTAAGCGGTGGCTATGACCATAACTGGGTTCTGAATAAAAACGGAACTACATTAGAACAGGTTGCAACTTTATATCATGCTGGCAGCGGAAGATTCATGGAAGTATTTACCACTGAACCCGGCTTACAATTTTATTCAGGTAATTTTTTGGATGGCACATTGACGAATACTTTGCACGGACAGAAATATGTAAAGCATGCTGCGCTTTGTCTCGAAACACAACATTATCCTGATAGTCCAAATCAACCAGCATTTCCAACTACAATTTTAAAACCGGGAGAAACTTACAGGCAAACATCTGTCTATAAATTTTCAACCAAGTAA
- the araA gene encoding L-arabinose isomerase, which translates to MKHFNKLEVWFVTGSQDLYGEETLKQVAAHSQKIAASFNTSDKISVQVKFKPVVKSTEEIYNICMEANTEKKCIGLITWMHTFSPAKMWINGLKILHKPLLHLHTQFNRDIPWGEIDMDFMNLNQSAHGDREFGFMMSRMRLNRKVVVGHWADENVVNKIDIWCRAAAGWNDWQLAKFVRFGDNMRQVAVTDGDKVEAELRFGYSVNTHGIGDLVGLINKVREREIDDLVEVYNNEYKLVPSLKKNGNQHQSLRDAAKIEIGMRKFLVAGGFKGFTDTFEDLHGMAQLPGIPSQRLMASGYGFGGEGDWKTSALVRAMKVMATGLQGGNSFMEDYTYHFEPGNEFVLGSHMLEICPSIANGKPSCEIHPLGIGGKADPVRLVFNVKAGAALNASVVDMGNRFRLLVNEVQAVKPQYDLPKLPVARVLWKPLPDMQTACGAWILAGGAHHTCYSQNLTSEHLEDFAEMAGIEFVLIGKNTAISEFKNNLRWSDMYFQLNKS; encoded by the coding sequence ATGAAACATTTTAATAAGCTGGAAGTTTGGTTTGTAACCGGCAGCCAGGATTTGTATGGTGAAGAAACTCTGAAACAGGTAGCCGCACATTCTCAAAAGATTGCCGCCTCATTTAATACGTCTGATAAAATTTCTGTGCAGGTTAAATTCAAACCTGTAGTAAAGTCAACAGAAGAAATTTATAACATCTGTATGGAGGCGAATACAGAAAAAAAATGCATCGGGCTGATAACATGGATGCATACTTTTTCACCGGCGAAAATGTGGATCAATGGCTTGAAGATTTTACACAAACCTTTATTGCATTTGCATACCCAGTTTAACCGGGATATTCCATGGGGTGAAATTGATATGGATTTTATGAACCTGAATCAATCTGCACATGGCGATCGTGAGTTTGGTTTTATGATGAGCCGTATGCGGTTGAACAGGAAAGTTGTAGTAGGACATTGGGCTGATGAAAATGTCGTAAACAAAATTGATATATGGTGTCGTGCTGCCGCAGGATGGAATGATTGGCAACTGGCAAAGTTTGTACGCTTTGGTGATAATATGCGACAGGTCGCTGTTACAGACGGCGATAAAGTAGAAGCGGAATTGAGATTTGGATATAGCGTAAATACCCACGGAATAGGAGACCTGGTAGGACTTATAAATAAAGTAAGAGAAAGAGAAATTGATGATCTGGTTGAAGTATACAACAATGAATATAAACTGGTGCCTTCATTAAAGAAAAACGGCAATCAACATCAGTCACTCCGAGATGCCGCAAAAATAGAAATTGGTATGCGGAAATTCTTAGTGGCCGGCGGTTTCAAAGGCTTCACTGATACATTTGAAGATCTGCATGGAATGGCTCAGTTGCCCGGTATTCCTTCTCAACGATTAATGGCATCAGGTTATGGTTTTGGTGGTGAAGGTGATTGGAAAACATCTGCACTCGTAAGAGCAATGAAGGTAATGGCAACCGGTTTACAAGGCGGTAATTCATTCATGGAAGATTATACTTATCATTTTGAACCGGGTAATGAATTTGTTTTAGGATCGCATATGCTTGAAATTTGTCCAAGCATTGCTAATGGAAAACCATCTTGTGAAATTCATCCATTAGGTATTGGTGGAAAAGCAGATCCCGTGAGATTAGTGTTTAATGTAAAAGCAGGTGCTGCATTAAATGCATCTGTAGTTGATATGGGCAACCGATTCCGGTTATTGGTAAATGAGGTGCAGGCTGTAAAACCGCAATATGATTTGCCTAAACTTCCAGTAGCAAGAGTATTATGGAAACCGTTGCCGGATATGCAGACAGCTTGTGGAGCATGGATATTGGCAGGTGGTGCACATCATACCTGTTACTCTCAAAATCTTACATCGGAACATCTGGAAGATTTCGCTGAAATGGCGGGAATTGAATTTGTGTTAATTGGAAAAAATACCGCAATTTCAGAGTTCAAGAATAATTTAAGATGGAGCGATATGTATTTTCAACTGAATAAATCCTGA
- a CDS encoding sodium/solute symporter (Members of the Solute:Sodium Symporter (SSS), TC 2.A.21 as described in tcdb.org, catalyze solute:Na+ symport. Known solutes for members of the family include sugars, amino acids, nucleosides, inositols, vitamins, urea or anions, depending on the system.) gives MNKLASSDIAVFIFYFILIASYGYWVYRRKKKASITASHDYFLAEGSLTWWAIGASLIASNISAEQFIGMSGNGFFVGVAVAAYEWIAAVALIIIAVWFIPIYLKNKIYTMPQFLKTRYNETVSLIMAIFWLFLYIFVNLTSILFLGAVAISGLVGPEYFHAIMIGLAIFALIITLGGMKVIGYTDVIQVAVLIIGGFATIYFALTIVSEKFGLGRDAIAGFNTLLKEAPGHFHMILSKPDADASQEYINKYLLLPGLAMYFAGQWIVNLNYWGCNQYITQRALGADLQTARKGILFAGFLKLFMPVIVMLPGIAAYVLNKSGHLEVNGMDSAYSSILGFLPEGLKGLSIAALTAAIVASLAGKLNSISTIYTYDIHNKYFKKKKEEPVQSDVLNLLETEMAANADEKKQVWTGRIVAVIAILISLLFTWDDLLGIGGEGGFTFIQKYTGFISPGVFAMFILGMFWKRTTGPAAVAGLITGLALAIFFNNYAVSMFGNETWLYTAFHTVEKGKEVYQIPFLINMGWSFFFTVLVMVGFSLAGPKINPKAFVLDKEMFKLKPSIVAMIVVTLLILTVLYAKFW, from the coding sequence ATGAACAAACTTGCCAGCAGTGACATTGCCGTATTTATTTTTTATTTTATCCTGATAGCCAGTTATGGTTATTGGGTATACAGAAGGAAAAAGAAAGCCTCTATTACAGCTTCACATGATTATTTTTTAGCAGAAGGTTCTCTTACCTGGTGGGCTATTGGTGCATCGCTGATCGCTTCTAATATTTCTGCAGAACAATTTATCGGAATGAGCGGAAATGGATTCTTTGTCGGTGTTGCTGTTGCAGCCTATGAATGGATAGCAGCCGTTGCATTGATCATTATTGCTGTCTGGTTTATCCCGATCTATTTAAAGAATAAGATATATACCATGCCGCAATTTTTGAAGACAAGGTATAATGAAACCGTATCATTGATCATGGCCATCTTCTGGTTATTCCTTTACATATTTGTAAACCTTACTTCTATCTTATTTCTTGGAGCGGTTGCGATCAGTGGGCTGGTTGGGCCGGAATATTTTCATGCTATCATGATCGGCCTTGCCATTTTTGCATTGATCATCACACTCGGAGGTATGAAAGTTATTGGTTATACAGATGTAATTCAGGTTGCTGTTTTGATCATAGGCGGTTTTGCAACTATTTATTTTGCATTGACGATCGTGAGTGAAAAATTTGGTTTGGGCCGGGATGCTATCGCCGGTTTCAATACATTATTAAAAGAAGCACCGGGTCATTTTCATATGATCTTATCTAAACCCGATGCAGATGCTTCGCAGGAGTATATCAATAAATATTTATTGCTGCCAGGGCTTGCAATGTATTTTGCGGGTCAGTGGATCGTAAACCTGAATTACTGGGGATGTAATCAATACATTACACAACGGGCATTGGGCGCCGATCTGCAAACTGCACGCAAAGGAATTTTATTTGCGGGGTTTCTGAAATTGTTTATGCCGGTTATTGTTATGCTGCCGGGCATTGCCGCATATGTATTAAATAAAAGCGGACATCTGGAAGTAAATGGAATGGATAGTGCTTATTCTTCCATTCTTGGATTTTTACCCGAAGGGTTAAAGGGTTTATCTATTGCAGCGTTAACAGCAGCTATTGTTGCTTCATTGGCAGGTAAACTCAATAGTATTTCGACCATTTATACATACGATATCCATAACAAGTACTTTAAAAAGAAAAAAGAAGAACCTGTTCAAAGTGATGTTTTAAATCTTCTGGAAACTGAAATGGCAGCAAATGCAGATGAAAAGAAACAAGTTTGGACGGGAAGAATAGTTGCCGTGATTGCAATTCTTATTTCATTACTTTTTACATGGGACGATCTGTTGGGCATTGGCGGCGAAGGCGGTTTCACTTTCATTCAAAAATATACGGGCTTTATCAGCCCTGGTGTATTTGCCATGTTCATACTCGGTATGTTCTGGAAACGTACAACTGGCCCTGCCGCAGTAGCTGGTCTTATTACCGGTTTAGCACTAGCGATCTTCTTTAATAACTATGCAGTTTCCATGTTTGGAAATGAAACATGGTTATATACAGCATTCCATACAGTGGAAAAAGGAAAAGAAGTTTACCAGATACCATTCCTTATCAATATGGGCTGGTCATTCTTCTTTACTGTATTGGTAATGGTGGGCTTTAGTCTAGCAGGTCCGAAAATAAATCCGAAAGCTTTTGTACTGGATAAAGAAATGTTTAAACTGAAACCATCAATTGTTGCAATGATCGTAGTTACATTACTTATCCTTACCGTGTTGTACGCTAAGTTTTGGTGA
- a CDS encoding HAD family phosphatase, producing MNYKAFLFDLNGTMIDDMEYHIKAWHRILNDLGADLSVERVKEECYGKNHELIERIFPGRFSEEAKNKMSIDKETQYQHEFRPHLKLLNGLDDFLKQAKNNNIKMAIGSAAIMFNINFVLDGLNIRHYIDAIVSADDVAFSKPNPETFTRCAELLHVSPKDCLVFEDAPKGVEAAANAGMDCVVLTTMHTAEEFQQYKSIKMIVNDFSSPELKDLFSKK from the coding sequence ATGAATTATAAAGCATTCTTATTTGACCTGAACGGTACTATGATCGATGATATGGAGTATCATATTAAAGCATGGCACAGGATATTAAATGACCTGGGTGCTGATCTTAGTGTTGAACGGGTGAAAGAAGAATGCTATGGAAAAAATCATGAACTGATCGAACGCATTTTCCCTGGCAGGTTTAGCGAAGAGGCAAAGAACAAAATGAGTATAGATAAAGAAACGCAATACCAACATGAGTTCCGGCCACATTTAAAATTACTAAATGGCCTTGACGATTTTTTAAAACAAGCAAAGAATAATAATATTAAAATGGCGATCGGCTCCGCTGCAATTATGTTTAATATCAATTTTGTACTGGACGGTTTAAATATCCGGCATTATATCGATGCTATTGTGAGTGCTGATGATGTTGCATTCAGTAAGCCCAACCCAGAAACATTTACCCGTTGTGCTGAATTGCTTCATGTATCGCCCAAAGATTGTTTAGTATTTGAAGATGCTCCTAAAGGTGTAGAAGCTGCTGCGAATGCAGGGATGGATTGTGTTGTGCTTACTACAATGCATACGGCAGAAGAGTTTCAGCAATACAAGAGTATTAAAATGATAGTAAATGATTTTTCTTCTCCAGAACTAAAAGATTTATTTAGCAAAAAATAA
- a CDS encoding dehydratase, protein MFIKKYFEEFITGEKRVTKGRTITETDIIIHAGQSGDFFPHHMDEEWCKTQPFKKRIAHGTLIFTVAIGLTADFVNEVSMTYGYERLRFIKPVFIGDTIKVTVTVKESKEHKKPGFGLVTELVECFNQDNELVMVCEHLLLVNKKG, encoded by the coding sequence ATGTTTATAAAAAAATATTTTGAGGAATTTATTACAGGCGAGAAGAGGGTGACAAAGGGAAGAACAATCACAGAAACGGATATTATAATTCACGCAGGGCAATCAGGCGATTTTTTCCCGCATCATATGGATGAGGAATGGTGTAAAACACAGCCCTTTAAAAAAAGGATAGCTCACGGTACGTTGATATTTACAGTAGCGATCGGCCTTACAGCCGATTTTGTAAACGAAGTATCGATGACATATGGATATGAAAGGTTGCGGTTTATCAAACCTGTCTTTATTGGTGATACTATAAAAGTGACGGTAACAGTGAAAGAGAGTAAAGAACATAAAAAGCCCGGCTTTGGACTGGTAACAGAACTGGTGGAGTGTTTTAACCAGGATAATGAATTGGTAATGGTGTGTGAGCATTTGTTATTGGTAAACAAAAAAGGGTAA
- a CDS encoding extracellular solute-binding protein translates to MAAVLRGIAWGHSRGITPLLAAAQRYEELHPDVQIQWKKRTLQEFADFPIEKLTEEYDLLIIDHPWVGCAAATNCVLPLNKYLPSAYLKNQLDNSVGGSCESYNYNGRQWALAIDAAAPFASYRKDLLEENSTSLPETWDDLLGLAKAGKVAVPAIPIDLLMNFYSFCIAEGQEPFLQNKLIDEEIGIKAIQTMKQLYSLVDKKMFECNPIAVAELMSSTNDYWYCPFAYGYSNYSRTGFADHLLHYMDVITISNKKLKTTIGGTGISVSAFSKNKETAIDFAAFVCSENFQKTVYVQHSGQPGHLAAWQNAEANSLTHDFFKNTLPVMQNGYIRPRYNGYLHFQDHAGLPLQQYLLDKINAKDALQEMNAIYKQSMKHTQTEQPA, encoded by the coding sequence ATGGCAGCAGTTTTAAGAGGCATAGCATGGGGGCACAGCAGGGGAATTACTCCTCTGCTCGCTGCCGCCCAGCGCTACGAAGAGTTGCACCCGGATGTACAAATTCAATGGAAGAAACGGACGTTACAGGAATTCGCTGATTTTCCAATTGAGAAATTAACTGAAGAATACGACCTACTCATCATCGACCATCCCTGGGTTGGTTGTGCAGCGGCTACAAATTGCGTACTTCCGCTAAACAAATATTTACCCTCAGCATACTTGAAAAACCAATTAGATAATTCTGTTGGCGGCTCCTGCGAAAGTTATAACTATAACGGAAGACAATGGGCACTGGCGATCGATGCTGCAGCACCTTTCGCCAGCTACAGAAAAGATCTGCTGGAAGAAAATAGTACATCATTGCCCGAAACTTGGGATGATTTACTCGGTTTGGCTAAAGCTGGTAAAGTAGCAGTACCAGCAATCCCGATCGACCTGCTGATGAATTTTTATTCATTCTGTATTGCTGAAGGCCAGGAGCCTTTTTTGCAAAATAAATTAATAGATGAGGAGATAGGTATAAAAGCAATACAGACAATGAAACAACTGTATTCATTAGTCGATAAAAAGATGTTTGAATGCAATCCAATTGCTGTTGCTGAATTGATGAGCAGTACAAATGATTACTGGTATTGCCCGTTTGCATATGGCTATAGTAATTATTCAAGAACAGGTTTTGCAGATCACCTGCTTCATTACATGGATGTAATTACAATTAGTAATAAAAAACTAAAGACAACGATCGGTGGCACGGGAATTTCTGTTTCTGCATTCAGTAAGAATAAAGAAACAGCTATTGATTTTGCTGCATTTGTTTGTTCAGAAAACTTTCAGAAAACAGTATATGTACAGCATAGTGGACAGCCCGGGCATTTAGCAGCGTGGCAGAATGCCGAGGCTAATTCGCTTACACATGATTTTTTTAAAAACACATTGCCTGTAATGCAAAATGGCTATATAAGACCAAGATATAATGGCTACTTGCATTTCCAGGATCATGCAGGATTGCCACTGCAGCAATATTTATTGGATAAGATAAATGCAAAAGATGCATTGCAGGAAATGAATGCGATTTATAAACAGAGTATGAAACACACACAAACAGAACAACCAGCATGA